From a region of the Malania oleifera isolate guangnan ecotype guangnan chromosome 12, ASM2987363v1, whole genome shotgun sequence genome:
- the LOC131144878 gene encoding ADP-ribosylation factor GTPase-activating protein AGD3 → MHFAKLDDSPMFRKQIQMLEESAESLRERSLKFYKGCRKYTEGLGEGYDGDIAFASALETFGGGHNDPISVAFGGPVMTKFTIALREIGTYKEVLRSQVEHMLNDRLLQFVNIDLHDVKEARKRFDKASLLYDQAREKFLSLRKGTKSDVATLLEEDLHNARSAFEQARFNLVTALSNVEAKKRFEFLEAVSGTMDAHLRYFKQGYELLHQMEPYINQVLTYAQQSRERSNYEQAALNERMQEYKRQIDRESRWCLNGCNGSPNGDGIQAIGRSSHKMIEAVMQSASKGKVQTIRQGYLSKRSSNLRGDWKRRFFVLDSRGMLYYYRKQCSKASGSASQLSGQRNSSELGSGLLSRWLSSHYHGGVHDEKSVAHHTVNLLTSTIKVDADQSDLRFCFRIISPTKNYTLQAESALDQMDWIEKITGVIASLLSSQAPERCLPASPMGSGHHRSASESSSFESADFDHSVLEEYACDRSHATSHHDRPSRNLLQQRSSVKSEKPIDVLRRVCGNDKCADCGAPEPDWASLNLGVLVCIECSGVHRNLGVHISKVRSLTLDVKVWEPSVISLFQSLGNTFANSVWEEQLQSRGAFQVDLVPTGLYKAEKSHLLFLSKPSHADAISIKEKFIHAKYAEKLFIRKTKDHQYPRSLAQQIWEAVRTNDKKAVYRHIVNSEADVNFVYAQVPCSSSITLAKVMLSQEERSLDRSSSCLTGDLLDRSYASSSNLAGNSEGQTLEDLDGCSLLHLACETADIGMLELLLQYGANINASDSRGRTPLHRCILKGKATFAKLLLSRGANPRAVTREGKTPFELAIETKFDDGEVVVLLSDSNR, encoded by the exons GCCCTGTTATGACCAAATTTACTATTGCATTGAGGGAAATTGGGACATACAAGGAAGTTCTTCGATCCCAG GTTGAGCACATGCTAAATGACAGATTGTTACAATTTGTCAATATTGATTTGCATGATGTTAAG GAGGCACGGAAGCGTTTTGACAAGGCTAGCCTTCTTTATGATCAG GCTCGTGAGAAGTTTCTATCTTTGAGAAAAGGGACAAAGTCTGATGTGGCTACTCTTTTAGAAgag GACCTTCATAATGCAAGGTCTGCATTCGAGCAAGCTCGCTTTAACCTG GTAACTGCTCTTTCCAATGTTGAAGCCAAAAAAAGGTTTGAATTCTTGGAAGCAGTTAGTGGGACGATGGATGCCCATCTTCGTTACTTCAAACAG GGATATGAACTCTTGCATCAAATGGAGCCATATATCAATCAG GTTTTGACTTATGCACAGCAATCAAGAGAAAGGTCCAACTATGAGCAGGCAGCTCTTAATGAGAGGATGCAGGAGTACAAAAGGCAGATTGACAGAGAAAGTAGGTGGTGTTTAAATGGCTGTAATGGGTCTCCTAATGGAGATGGTATACAAGCCATTGGTAGAAGTTCACATAAAATGATAGAGGCTGTTATGCAATCTGCTTCCAAGGGAAAG GTTCAAACCATTCGACAGGGTTATCTCTCAAAACGTTCCTCAAACTTGAGAGGTGATTGGAAAAGGAGATTTTTTGTTCTTGATAGCCGAGGAATGCTCTACTACTATCGCAAACAGTGCAGCAAAGCATCT GGTTCTGCCAGTCAACTCTCTGGTCAAAGAAACAGTTCTGAACTCGGTTCTGGACTGCTCAGTCGGTGGCTTTCTTCTCATTATCATGGAGGAGTACATGATGAAAAATCTGTTGCTCATCACACAGTGAATCTGCTGACCTCAACAATAAAAGTTGATGCTGACCAGTCAGATCTGAGGTTTTGCTTCAGGATAATTTCGCCAACAAAGAACTACACTTTGCAG GCAGAAAGTGCCCTGGATCAAATGGATTGGATTGAAAAGATAACGGGGGTTATTGCATCATTACTAAGTTCCCAGGCTCCTGAAAGG TGTTTGCCTGCTAGTCCCATGGGAAGTGGTCATCATCGGTCTGCTAGTGAGAGTAGTTCATTTGAAAGTGCTGATTTTGATCACAGTGTACTTGAAGAGTACGCATGTGATAGGAGCCATGCCACATCACATCATGACCGCCCATCCAGAAATTTGTTACAGCAGCGGTCCTCTGTAAAAAGCGAGAAGCCAATAGATGTGTTACGAAGAGTATGTGGGAATGATAAATGTGCTGATTGTGGTGCTCCAGAACCAGATTGGGCATCcttaaatcttggtgttcttgTCTGCATTGAGTGTTCCGGTGTTCATCGTAATCTTGGTGTACACATATCAAAG GTAAGGTCACTAACCCTTGATGTTAAAGTGTGGGAGCCTTCCGTTATATCTTTGTTTCAGTCTCTGGGTAATACATTTGCAAACTCAGTCTGGGAGGAACAATTGCAATCACGAGGTGCCTTTCAGGTTGATCTCGTCCCTACAGG CTTATACAAGGCTGAAAAGTCACATCTTCTCTTTCTAAGCAAGCCTAGTCATGCTGATGCAATTTCAATAAAGGAGAAGTTTATTCATGCAAAG TATGCAGAAAAACTTTTTATTCGCAAGACAAAAGATCATCAATACCCACGTTCTTTGGCACAACAGATATGGGAGGCTGTTCGTACCAATGACAAGAAAGCTGTATATCGTCACATTGTTAATTCTGAAGCAGATGTGAATTTTGTGTATGCGCAAGTGCCATGTAGCTCATCAATAACACTTGCAAAAGTGATGCTATCGCAAGAGGAGAGAAGCCTTGACCGCAGCTCTAGCTGCTTGACAGGGGACTTGTTAGACAGGTCATATGCAAGCTCATCAAACTTGGCAGGTAATAGTGAAGGCCAGACTTTGGAGGACTTGGATGGGTGCTCTCTGCTTCATCTTGCTTGTGAAACTGCTGATATTGGTATGCTGGAGCTTCTTCTACAGTATGGTGCAAACATAAATGCATCTGATTCAAGAGGGCGAACACCTCTCCATCGCTGTATTCTTAAGGGCAAGGCTACATTTGCAAAATTGCTGCTTTCAAG GGGAGCGAATCCACGTGCTGTAACTAGGGAAGGTAAAACTCCCTTTGAGCTTGCAATAGAGACAAAGTTCGATGATGGTGAGGTTGTAGTTCTATTATCAGACTCAAACAGATGA
- the LOC131144879 gene encoding light-regulated protein, chloroplastic — MQAAALISAPSAAALPLARTPPSKNNPASPWNNSVSPALQTCRSPQLTAKAAAAASETSTVDYGSMASSVFPAEACETIGGEACDVEMYPEVKLKPEANTDTAKAASELIDRDYFEYDGPKTVFPAEACDDLGGEFCQPEYQKGVY, encoded by the exons ATGCAGGCAGCAGCTTTGATCTCTGCACCATCAGCAGCAGCCCTCCCCCTTGCGAGGACACCGCCCTCCAAGAATAACCCTGCCTCTCCATGGAACAACTCCGTTAGTCCTGCACTCCAAACTTGCAGGTCCCCCCAGCTCACGGCCAAAGCAGCTGCTGCGGCCTCTGAGACTTCCACCGTTGATTACGGCTCCATGGCCTC GAGCGTGTTTCCGGCAGAAGCATGTGAGACGATTGGGGGAGAGGCTTGTGATGTGGAAATGTATCCTGAAGTGAAACTGAAACCAGAGGCCAATACCGACACTGCCAAGGCTGCTTCAGAGTTGATAGACAGAGACTATTTTGAGTACGACGGTCCCAAGAC GGTGTTCCCGGCTGAGGCTTGTGATGATCTGGGTGGAGAGTTCTGTCAGCCGGAGTACCAAAAAGGAGTGTACTAG